Proteins from a single region of Apium graveolens cultivar Ventura chromosome 7, ASM990537v1, whole genome shotgun sequence:
- the LOC141674665 gene encoding uncharacterized protein LOC141674665: MVTVEATGHSGGVALLWRNKDDVVLKSLNKNHIDAVIKLQGGLEYRLTGIYGEPDRSKRKETWDLIRKLSSVNTLPWCLIGDMNNVLSQSDKRGGRPYPQFLLQGFQGVLSDCDLMDMDLCGYQYTWERGSSSESSIEVRLDRALVNQAFLSMFANARLTNLEVSTSDHCPIWLETQINVQ, translated from the coding sequence ATGGTGACTGTGGAAGCGACTGGCCATAGTGGTGGAGTGGCACTATTAtggagaaataaggatgatgTTGTGTTGAAATCGTTGAATAAAAACCATATTGATGCTGTTATTAAGCTGCAAGGAGGCCTTGAGTATAGACTAACAGGTATCTACGGAGAACCAGATAGGTCTAAGAGGAAGGAAACATGGGACTTGATAAGGAAATTATCATCAGTCAACACTTTGCCATGGTGTTTGATTGGTGATATGAATAACGTTCTCTCTCAGAGTGATAAGAGAGGGGGCAGACCATATCCCCAGTTCTTGTTACAGGGTTTTCAGGGAGTACTCAGTGACTGTGACTTAATGGACATGGATCTTTGTGGCTATCAATACACGTGGGAACGAGGTTCAAGCTCAGAAAGCAGTATAGAGGTGCGGTTAGATAGAGCACTAGTGAATCAAGCTTTCCTCAGCATGTTTGCAAATGCTAGGCTCACGAACCTAGAAGTATCTACTTCTGATCACTGTCCAATATGGCTAGAAACTCAGATTAATGTTCAATGA